The window GTAATTAAGCATTCTCGGTCACAATGTGGTTGGATAGTTGCTTAATTTTGATGTTGGCATGTTGCTAACCTGTCTTTTCCCTCCCATAGGACTATGTGGCTACAAGGTGGTATCGTGCTCCTGAATTATGTGGCTCATTTTTTTCTAAAGTAAGATGGTTTGTAGTTTCTGGTCCTACAGTTGTTATCTATAAGACACTGCTAATCTAAAGTAAGGTTGTTTCTGTACCTATCAAACAATGCTTCAGAAATACAACTTGTGAATAAGTACTTTGCTAATCTAGTTTTGACATGTACTTTCTGTCCTTTCATCTGCATGGATAAGCTTTAGGTTGGCTCCATTGTAATCCAGGTTTAGCCATGCTTTACCTAATTGCTTAAATAATCCATCTAGTTTGCCATCTTGTTGAATCCAGTGTTATAACTAAAGATACAATACGTAAACCAATTATGCTTTGTAGTTTTACTAATTGTCATCTATGACATTTCATGTTTATAGTACACGCCCGCAATTGATATTTGGAGCATAGGATGCATCTTTGCAGAACTGCTCACAGGGAGACCTCTGTTCCCGGGAAAGAATGTAGTGGATCAGCTGGATCTCATGACCGATCTGCTTGGCACACCTTCAGCTGAATCTATTGCTAGGGTTTGTTCTTCATTTAATCATTTATCTCAAAGAACCTATCTAATATTTTTTTGCTTTAGTTTCTCCAAAATTAGCCTGATTTATATAAAGTCAGATCTACACTGTAAATGTATACTTGTTGCCAAATAATTAAACTTCAATCGAAAATCTTTGTTTATAGAGCATCCTGCACAAAGAACTTTTTATTCATCTGACGAGGGTAAGTAATGGGAAATGGGCCCATTAACTGAATTGCCCTGGTGTTAAATCAGTTGTTATGATTAATTGGCTACGTCTATTAGCCTATTTAGCTTGGATGCTGCTTAATCAACGTTTTTGAAGCTTCGAAGTAGAGATTATGATCTTATATCCCAACCTAGTAAATCTTTGGCCTACAATATGATGGTACATGATCCTTAAGGAACTTCGGTTTAGATGAATAGGCTGCATGACTTTCCTGTTGAATGCATTTGTCATCTACATAGTTTTAAATCCATTTAGCTATACAATTTGAACATATATTTTCAATCTAAGTTTCTGCTAATCCTAATGGCAAGCTCCCTCATTTTCCACCTATCTTAGCTATTGAATGTATGTGGGATTGTAAGAGTGGTTCAAAATTGTGTCAAGAGATCTCTTAGATGTTGTGCATAACATTTCAGAGAAAAAACAACAATTAGTTGTTCCATGACAATTAGCTAGGTTATCGTTGTTATCGTCAAGAAGTGTTCATCCCAATTATTTGACATCTTTATCCAATCACTAAGCTTTGTATGTGGATGTTGAATTAAACTGTAACTTATATGATAATATTATAGTTTGCAGTATAATTATAAATACTAGCAAATGAATTAAACTGCAATATATAATCAAAATCTCCAAGATTGCAGTATGCATATGAGAAAAAGGAGACATGTTATGTTATTGTCTCTTAGTATTCTCATTGTTATTTTTGTTTAACATGCAGATTCGAAATGAGAAAGCTAAAAGGTATTTAAGTAGTATGAAGAAGAAACAACCTATCCCTTTCCATCAAAAGTTTCGTGGTGTAGATCCTTTGGCTCTGCGTTTACTCGAACATCTTCTAGCATTTGATCCTAAAGACCGGCCTACTGCTGCGGAGGTATTCAATTAGTTTGGTGGGTTTTTCTAAATGAAATACCTCGGCGATTTATTTTCCAAATAAAGAtgaaatgtatatatttttttctaattgCTTCAATGAAACTATCGTATATATCCTTTTTTTAGGCATTGGCTGATCCTTATTTCCGAGGCCTGGCAAATGTTGAGCGTGAACCTTCGATACAACTAATATCGAAACTAGAGTTCGAGTTTGAAAGGAGAAAATTGGCAAAAGATGATGTGCGGGAGCTGATTTATCGAGAGGTATAACACTATCGCTGTGAATATGTTACCTGATGCTTTTCTGAATTAGTGTTCTACTAACATTGGTGCTTTTGATATCGATTAGATCTTGGAATACCATCCACAGATGTTGCAAGAGTATCTACGCGGTGGAAATCAAACTAACTTAATGTACCCTAGGTCATACTAAATTACTCTCCTTCGATAGTTGCTGTATGTGTTCTGCATCAATTTGCATTTATCTAAATCCATTACTCTCTGTCAGTGGAGTAGACCGCTTTAAGCGGCAATTTGCTCATCTTGAAGAGCATTGTGGTAATAAAGGTGATGCCAATGTTGCTATTCGACAGAATGCCTCTTTACCAAGGTACCTTACTAAAACAATAGCTATAGCTTTATTAACTCTTTCTGTATTCTCTTAGCACATGCCATGCTTTCCTAGGGAGAGAGTTGGTGCCAATAGAGACAGAGCTGCAGATGATAATAATCAATATGAAGGACACTCTACTCTTGAAAGTCATACTAGATCACAGAGTGGGGAGAGGTCGGATCAGCCGCCAGTCACTGATGTAAACAGATCAAAGATTGGTGCACGTAGCTTGTTGAAGAGTGAAAGCATCAGTGCCTCCAAGTGTGTAGTGGTCAAACAAAGAAAGGATAAAGAAGTAAGTGCACTTAAGGATAAAGAATTAGCATGATGCATTGGGTTTATGTGAAATTCTTTACCAGGAGAAATTACGGTCTTGTATTCTTTCAGGAGGAAACAAGTGAGACTACAGATCATACGGTTGACGGGTTGGCTTCCAAGTTCTCACATTTACATTCTTGATAGGATTTTAAGATCTATGGGTTGCCTCCAAGCTACACAATTACTTTCATTCTTGAAAAGTCAAAATGCTGTGCAAGATGCTTCATAGAATATTGGTCATGGCACGCCCAAGAGAAGCACTTAGCTGAGGTTAAGAGATCAGCTTCGCAGCACTCCGTTGTCATATTTATTTGTGTGGCAATTGTATCTGCTACAGGCTTGCACCAGGCAGCAGAAGACCTCTTTATTTCTGAATTGTGTACTCTCTGGCCATTATCGCAGGAAAATCTGCATAACTATAACAATTCCACTGTTTTGATACACCTGAGCAGAAGGTTGACAAGTGTTAATTGCTTTAACATTGAATTACTTGATACTGATG is drawn from Zingiber officinale cultivar Zhangliang chromosome 1B, Zo_v1.1, whole genome shotgun sequence and contains these coding sequences:
- the LOC121972643 gene encoding mitogen-activated protein kinase 9-like → MEPQKMGTLDNEFFTEYGEGSRYHVQEVIGKGSYGVVGAAIDTHTGERVAIKKINDVFEHVSDATRILREIKLLRLLRHPDIVQIKHIMLPPSRREFKDIYVVFELMESDLHQVIKANDDLTPEHHQFFLYQLLRALKYIHAGNVFHRDLKPKNILANSDCKLKVCDFGLARVAFNDAPSAIFWTDYVATRWYRAPELCGSFFSKYTPAIDIWSIGCIFAELLTGRPLFPGKNVVDQLDLMTDLLGTPSAESIARIRNEKAKRYLSSMKKKQPIPFHQKFRGVDPLALRLLEHLLAFDPKDRPTAAEALADPYFRGLANVEREPSIQLISKLEFEFERRKLAKDDVRELIYREILEYHPQMLQEYLRGGNQTNLMYPSGVDRFKRQFAHLEEHCGNKGDANVAIRQNASLPRERVGANRDRAADDNNQYEGHSTLESHTRSQSGERSDQPPVTDVNRSKIGARSLLKSESISASKCVVVKQRKDKEEETSETTDHTVDGLASKFSHLHS